The proteins below come from a single Tissierella sp. MB52-C2 genomic window:
- a CDS encoding DnaD domain protein — MSFTLETTDMDLGDTPIENIFINDFMPMANGTYVKVYLLGYKYAHDKDEKIEVTNQTIAKHLEIPLEDVLRAWDFWESKGIIIKIPNEEENKYNYKVKFLNLKQLYIKNNLSLFSTKENTIQKPKNITPKELIDANQIPAINKMFNQIDYIIRRQTVTTEKQKILSWIENYNMNPDVIEKAFFYGVERKGVKSLNYIEGIIRNWYDNGLTNMEAIIDYFKTQDERYYRYQRVMKSLGLDKRPISEGEMTVIDKWFDKYRFSLDMVLKGCESSSKVANPSVNYIDGVMTSWHNKGIQTLEDIEEKDRPKEKKEYKIARPGQNKNTPLKTRFHNFEQRTDKYTSEELENIARRKREAYNQKAKGEA; from the coding sequence ATGAGTTTCACTCTTGAAACTACGGATATGGATTTAGGTGATACCCCTATAGAAAACATATTTATAAATGACTTTATGCCCATGGCCAATGGAACTTATGTAAAAGTTTATTTATTAGGATATAAATATGCCCATGATAAAGATGAGAAAATAGAGGTAACAAACCAAACCATAGCGAAACATTTAGAAATACCTTTGGAAGATGTATTGAGAGCTTGGGACTTTTGGGAGAGCAAGGGAATAATAATTAAGATACCAAATGAAGAAGAAAATAAGTATAACTATAAAGTGAAGTTTCTAAATCTAAAGCAACTATACATAAAAAATAATCTAAGTCTATTTAGTACAAAAGAAAATACTATACAGAAGCCAAAGAATATTACACCTAAGGAATTAATTGATGCAAATCAAATACCGGCCATAAACAAAATGTTTAACCAAATAGACTATATAATTAGAAGACAAACTGTAACTACTGAGAAACAAAAGATATTATCATGGATAGAAAATTATAATATGAATCCAGATGTAATAGAAAAGGCCTTTTTCTATGGAGTGGAGAGAAAGGGAGTTAAGAGCCTGAACTATATAGAAGGTATCATAAGAAATTGGTATGATAATGGACTTACAAATATGGAAGCCATAATAGATTATTTTAAAACTCAAGATGAAAGATATTATAGATACCAAAGAGTAATGAAGTCATTAGGACTAGATAAAAGACCTATTTCAGAGGGTGAAATGACTGTAATAGATAAATGGTTTGATAAATATAGGTTCTCCTTAGATATGGTTCTAAAGGGCTGCGAGTCTTCATCTAAGGTGGCAAACCCTAGTGTCAACTATATTGACGGAGTAATGACATCTTGGCATAATAAGGGAATACAGACCTTAGAAGATATAGAAGAAAAGGATAGACCTAAGGAGAAAAAGGAATACAAAATAGCAAGACCCGGACAAAATAAAAACACACCACTTAAAACAAGGTTTCATAATTTTGAACAGAGAACAGATAAATATACTTCTGAAGAACTTGAAAATATCGCAAGAAGAAAGAGGGAAGCATATAATCAAAAAGCAAAAGGAGAAGCTTAG
- a CDS encoding GNAT family protein, with protein MEVKGKRITIRELKLEDVFNMKNWGFHENTLIEDYNFPPMNDKEIKLWYKMKTDRLFNKYYGVLNENNQLIGYMGIKDIKVVRRESTLGIVLDPNNVDKGYGTEILDTFLEYYFTEMKMRKMILEVAEFNKRAYRVYEKIGFLPTGYYLDEFFDSELDLTDPYYLEAKSSFVITDKKIYNYIYKMVVDKKRFFKLRKTM; from the coding sequence TTGGAAGTTAAAGGGAAGAGAATTACAATAAGGGAATTAAAACTTGAAGATGTATTTAATATGAAAAATTGGGGCTTTCATGAAAATACTTTAATAGAAGATTATAATTTTCCACCAATGAACGATAAAGAAATAAAACTATGGTATAAAATGAAGACCGATAGGTTATTTAATAAATACTATGGTGTGTTAAATGAAAATAATCAACTAATAGGATATATGGGCATAAAAGATATAAAAGTAGTTAGAAGGGAATCTACTTTAGGAATAGTTCTTGATCCAAACAATGTGGATAAAGGATATGGAACAGAGATTTTAGATACATTTCTGGAATATTACTTTACTGAAATGAAAATGAGAAAGATGATACTGGAAGTAGCAGAATTTAATAAAAGGGCTTATAGAGTATACGAAAAAATAGGATTTCTTCCTACAGGTTATTATCTTGATGAATTCTTTGATTCAGAATTAGACTTAACAGACCCATACTATTTGGAAGCAAAATCTTCTTTTGTAATAACAGATAAAAAGATATATAATTATATCTACAAAATGGTTGTAGATAAGAAAAGATTTTTTAAACTAAGGAAAACGATGTAG
- the dnaB gene encoding replicative DNA helicase, with protein METALIGRVPPHSLEAEQSVLGAMILNKEAINTAIEIIRPDDFYKEANKEIFESILVLFNKNEPVDLITLSEELKRRGTLENIGGVTYLANISSSIATTANVKYYCKIVEEKSILRRLINSCDDVIAKSYENSDEVNTIIEKAEKSIFDITQGRHREGFSPISEVLLDSFSQIEERAANQGTLTGLTTGFIDLDNKLSGLQKSDLVLLAARPSMGKTAISVNIVTNAALKASASVAVFSLEMSKEQLVQRMISATAHVDLQKIISGRLEEEEWLQVINSMGPLSQANVFIDDTPGISLMEMKAKCRRLKIEKGLDLVMIDYLQLMQLEGKQESRQQEISTISRGLKALAKEMDCPVIALSQLSRAPELRTDHRPILSDLRESGAIEQDADVVLFLYRDDYYNEDSEKKNIGEVIIAKHRNGPTGSIELVFKKEFTKFVNMVRE; from the coding sequence ATGGAAACAGCACTAATTGGACGAGTTCCACCTCATAGCCTAGAAGCAGAACAATCGGTATTAGGAGCTATGATTTTAAATAAAGAAGCTATAAATACGGCAATAGAAATCATTAGACCAGATGATTTCTACAAAGAAGCCAATAAGGAAATATTCGAATCCATATTAGTATTATTTAATAAAAATGAACCAGTAGATTTAATTACTTTATCAGAAGAATTAAAAAGGCGAGGAACATTAGAAAATATTGGTGGTGTTACTTATCTTGCGAATATTTCCAGTAGTATAGCAACGACTGCCAATGTGAAATATTATTGCAAAATAGTAGAAGAAAAATCTATTCTCAGAAGGCTAATTAATTCCTGCGATGATGTAATTGCTAAATCCTATGAGAATTCAGATGAAGTAAATACCATAATAGAAAAGGCTGAAAAGTCTATATTTGATATTACTCAAGGAAGACATAGAGAAGGATTTTCTCCTATTAGTGAAGTGTTATTAGATAGCTTTTCTCAGATAGAAGAAAGAGCAGCAAACCAAGGAACTTTAACTGGACTTACGACTGGATTTATAGACTTAGATAACAAATTATCTGGGCTTCAAAAATCAGACTTAGTCCTATTGGCGGCTAGACCTTCCATGGGAAAAACTGCCATATCTGTAAATATAGTAACTAATGCTGCCTTAAAAGCTAGTGCAAGTGTAGCAGTATTTTCCTTAGAGATGTCTAAGGAACAGCTAGTACAGAGAATGATTTCTGCCACAGCCCATGTGGATCTTCAAAAGATCATATCAGGAAGACTTGAAGAGGAGGAGTGGCTGCAGGTTATAAATTCTATGGGTCCTTTATCTCAGGCAAATGTTTTTATAGACGATACACCAGGGATTTCATTGATGGAAATGAAAGCTAAATGCAGAAGGTTGAAAATAGAAAAAGGGCTAGACCTTGTTATGATAGACTATTTGCAACTGATGCAATTAGAAGGTAAACAGGAAAGTAGACAACAGGAGATTTCAACAATTTCTAGAGGTCTAAAGGCATTGGCTAAGGAGATGGACTGCCCTGTAATAGCCTTATCACAGCTAAGCCGTGCCCCAGAACTAAGAACTGATCATAGACCTATATTATCTGACCTTAGGGAGTCTGGAGCCATAGAGCAGGATGCTGACGTAGTACTTTTCCTATACAGGGATGATTATTATAATGAGGACTCAGAAAAGAAAAATATAGGAGAAGTAATTATAGCAAAACATAGAAATGGACCAACTGGAAGTATTGAATTAGTATTTAAGAAAGAATTTACTAAGTTTGTTAATATGGTAAGAGAATAA
- the rplI gene encoding 50S ribosomal protein L9: protein MKVILMKDIKGLGKAGDLVNAKDGYARNFLLPKGDAIEATPTNLKKWEEEKAEQAQKKAEENKAALELKKKIESITVVIKGKSGEGGKLFGSITSKDIADGLKAQHKIDIDRRKIELKDNIKSLGNTQVDVRVYAEILAKLNVSVKE, encoded by the coding sequence ATGAAGGTAATATTAATGAAAGATATAAAGGGTTTAGGTAAAGCTGGGGATTTGGTAAACGCAAAGGATGGTTATGCTAGAAACTTTTTATTGCCAAAAGGCGATGCAATAGAGGCAACTCCAACTAATCTGAAAAAATGGGAAGAAGAAAAAGCTGAGCAAGCTCAGAAAAAAGCAGAAGAAAATAAAGCTGCATTAGAACTTAAAAAGAAGATAGAATCCATTACAGTAGTAATTAAAGGTAAATCAGGGGAAGGTGGAAAATTATTTGGTTCCATTACTTCAAAGGATATAGCTGATGGATTAAAAGCACAACATAAAATAGATATAGATAGAAGAAAAATAGAATTAAAGGATAATATTAAATCCCTTGGCAATACTCAAGTAGACGTAAGAGTATATGCTGAAATATTAGCAAAATTAAATGTTAGTGTAAAAGAATAG
- a CDS encoding DHH family phosphoesterase encodes MDKKNIFKWLEDNVNLIIIGVLLVIISIYQPILAVIGVILLGYLIFHSIKNTHKQEEAFKRHVEGLADEFESATKHAIFNMPFPLVMLDDNRAISWYNTPFLKMIDDEDILNKKILELIPGISLEGIFKENDLKPLDVKYEDRIYKVYPNIVDTRKTNSTNNMIVMLYFVDNTNFVGLEDRYNRERLVVALAYVDNYDDVKNSTPEVNRPLVMAEIDKNINSYFAKYNGVVRKYENDKYFIIMENHAFKSIEAKKFDILDQLRELNLGNAIPITLSMGVGAGGNTPFDSYEKARAAIDVGLGRGGDQAVVQVGSQLSFYGGKTKAIEKRNKVKSRVIGYALRQLIDQADKVFVMGHKNPDMDSFGAGIGILRCVSDRDKEGYLVLSGENPSIKNVYEKMEKEQPELLERIITPEVALELINNNCLMVVVDNHKPSFTEAPDLLDHTDKVVVIDHHRRGVEFIKDPVLTYLEPYASSTCELVTEVLSYMSNKINLTKFEAEALMAGITVDTKNFSFQTGVRTFEAASTLKRAGADTTVVRQLFRDDYNTFIYKAEVIKSSRIIFEKIAIGRLETQMDDSLLIAAQAANELLNINGVEASFVMTYVNNKLHISGRSLGNISVQLILEELGGGGHLTSAGTQLDNISMDEGESILTETIDKFLREGEEE; translated from the coding sequence ATGGATAAAAAAAATATATTTAAATGGCTAGAAGACAATGTAAATCTTATAATCATTGGAGTTTTACTTGTGATAATATCGATTTACCAACCAATATTGGCGGTAATAGGTGTAATTCTGTTGGGATATTTAATTTTTCATAGTATAAAAAATACCCATAAACAGGAGGAAGCTTTTAAGAGACACGTGGAAGGCCTTGCAGATGAATTTGAGTCTGCAACAAAGCACGCTATATTTAATATGCCATTTCCCTTGGTTATGTTAGATGACAATAGGGCAATATCATGGTATAATACTCCATTTTTAAAAATGATAGACGATGAAGATATATTAAATAAAAAGATATTAGAGTTAATTCCAGGAATTAGTCTAGAGGGTATATTTAAGGAAAATGATTTAAAACCCTTAGATGTAAAATATGAAGATAGAATCTATAAGGTATATCCTAATATAGTAGATACAAGAAAAACTAATAGTACTAACAATATGATAGTAATGCTTTATTTCGTTGATAATACTAATTTTGTAGGTTTGGAAGATAGATATAATAGAGAAAGGCTAGTAGTAGCATTGGCCTATGTGGATAATTATGATGACGTAAAAAATAGTACTCCAGAAGTAAATAGACCCTTAGTAATGGCAGAAATAGATAAAAATATTAACTCATATTTTGCTAAGTATAACGGTGTAGTTAGAAAATATGAAAACGATAAATACTTTATAATAATGGAAAATCATGCTTTTAAAAGCATAGAAGCAAAAAAGTTTGATATATTAGATCAATTAAGGGAATTGAATTTAGGAAATGCAATTCCTATTACATTAAGTATGGGAGTTGGTGCAGGTGGGAATACTCCATTTGACTCCTATGAAAAGGCAAGAGCGGCCATAGATGTTGGCCTTGGGAGAGGTGGAGACCAAGCTGTTGTTCAAGTTGGCAGTCAATTAAGCTTCTATGGTGGTAAGACAAAGGCCATAGAAAAGAGAAATAAAGTAAAATCAAGGGTCATAGGATATGCCTTAAGACAGCTTATAGACCAAGCTGATAAAGTATTTGTAATGGGACATAAAAATCCGGATATGGACTCCTTTGGTGCAGGAATAGGAATATTACGCTGTGTAAGTGATAGAGATAAAGAAGGATATTTAGTTTTAAGTGGAGAAAATCCATCTATTAAAAATGTTTATGAAAAAATGGAGAAAGAACAGCCAGAACTTTTGGAGAGGATTATAACTCCAGAAGTGGCCTTAGAACTAATAAATAATAATTGCTTAATGGTGGTGGTAGATAACCATAAACCTAGCTTTACAGAAGCACCAGATCTTTTAGATCATACAGATAAGGTAGTAGTCATAGATCACCATAGGAGAGGTGTAGAATTTATAAAAGATCCTGTCCTTACTTACTTGGAACCCTATGCATCTTCTACCTGCGAGTTAGTTACAGAAGTATTGTCTTATATGAGCAATAAAATCAATTTAACTAAGTTTGAGGCAGAGGCATTAATGGCTGGTATAACTGTAGATACAAAGAATTTTAGCTTTCAAACAGGAGTTAGAACTTTTGAAGCAGCTTCTACATTAAAAAGAGCAGGGGCAGATACTACAGTGGTAAGACAATTATTTAGAGATGATTATAATACATTTATATATAAAGCAGAAGTAATAAAGTCTTCTAGGATTATATTTGAGAAAATAGCCATAGGTAGACTTGAAACACAGATGGATGATTCACTTTTAATAGCTGCACAGGCTGCAAATGAGCTTTTAAATATAAATGGTGTAGAGGCTTCCTTTGTAATGACCTATGTAAATAATAAACTTCATATTAGCGGAAGGTCACTGGGAAATATATCTGTACAATTAATCCTAGAGGAATTAGGTGGAGGTGGACACTTAACTAGTGCCGGTACTCAATTAGATAATATTAGTATGGATGAAGGAGAATCCATACTTACTGAAACAATAGATAAATTTTTAAGGGAAGGTGAAGAAGAATGA
- a CDS encoding DUF2232 domain-containing protein, with protein sequence MNNNDKIKKSITESIVIISIMALYIVYGIHFLPLLMLFIPLPFIVLGIRNNIYVNAISMVISFIIVGALLGFASNALLILIFLPLSLVINYCIIKRKTTMEIISISTLIFFLSIVILMFLGVKISDLDLTKQLENDFTQILTIQIDMFKDMGMTNYEILQTKDLLESAYRSLIVLIPSMIGILSLVTSSINVFLSSLILRKMGYGAVKTIGFSKFKLPKNIIPGVGVMFVAAFIIKQLGIEYHDALLFNITFLVSFVFLVQGLAVVDFLLKKSKVRLVFRILILGMMTLFIPMSSIILFIGILDTIFDTRKLRRSKS encoded by the coding sequence TTGAATAATAATGATAAAATAAAGAAAAGCATAACAGAAAGTATAGTAATAATATCTATTATGGCCTTGTACATAGTTTACGGAATTCATTTCTTACCTTTATTGATGTTGTTTATCCCATTACCTTTCATAGTTCTAGGCATAAGAAATAATATATATGTCAATGCCATTAGTATGGTAATATCCTTTATAATAGTAGGAGCGCTTCTTGGGTTTGCATCCAATGCATTACTTATCCTAATTTTTCTACCTTTAAGTCTTGTGATAAACTATTGTATAATAAAAAGAAAAACTACTATGGAAATCATATCGATCTCCACCTTAATATTTTTTCTTTCTATTGTAATATTAATGTTTCTTGGAGTGAAAATATCTGACTTAGACTTAACTAAACAGTTAGAAAATGACTTTACTCAAATATTAACTATACAGATAGATATGTTTAAAGACATGGGAATGACAAATTATGAGATACTCCAGACTAAAGATTTATTGGAAAGTGCATATAGAAGTCTTATAGTTCTCATTCCATCTATGATAGGAATACTCTCTTTAGTTACAAGTTCTATTAATGTATTTTTATCATCATTAATTTTGAGGAAAATGGGATATGGTGCAGTGAAAACCATAGGATTTTCTAAGTTTAAATTACCTAAAAATATTATTCCAGGAGTTGGAGTAATGTTTGTGGCAGCTTTTATAATAAAGCAACTGGGGATAGAGTACCACGATGCCCTGTTATTTAATATTACATTTTTAGTTAGCTTTGTATTTTTAGTTCAAGGATTAGCTGTTGTAGATTTTCTTTTAAAGAAATCTAAAGTTCGCTTAGTATTTAGGATTTTAATCTTGGGTATGATGACCTTATTCATACCTATGAGCAGTATTATATTATTTATAGGTATATTAGATACAATATTTGACACAAGAAAATTAAGAAGATCGAAATCCTAA
- a CDS encoding MazG-like family protein yields MKNKDVDIIKNMKTVEWLKAQLLSTVANLYTTLANGEENTKENLEDNISNLILESLLLGKRLGLSYESIKSTLRDNIQLNLIEEHKIEKWYGDLSILLEFIDNHKD; encoded by the coding sequence ATGAAGAACAAAGACGTAGATATTATAAAGAATATGAAGACTGTAGAGTGGTTAAAGGCTCAGTTGCTTAGTACAGTTGCTAACCTTTATACTACTCTGGCAAATGGAGAAGAAAATACTAAGGAAAACCTTGAAGATAATATTTCCAATCTTATATTAGAATCTTTGCTTTTAGGTAAAAGATTAGGGTTATCCTATGAAAGTATAAAATCAACTTTAAGAGATAATATTCAATTAAATCTAATAGAAGAACATAAAATAGAAAAATGGTATGGAGATTTAAGTATATTGTTGGAATTTATAGACAACCATAAAGATTAG
- the rpsR gene encoding 30S ribosomal protein S18 — MQRRFKPRKRVCSFCADKSSNIDYKDINKLKKYITERGKILPRRISGNCSKHQRELTTAIKRARQVALLPYSAE, encoded by the coding sequence ATGCAAAGAAGATTTAAACCAAGAAAAAGAGTTTGTAGCTTTTGTGCAGATAAATCTAGTAATATAGATTATAAAGATATAAATAAACTTAAAAAATATATAACGGAAAGAGGCAAAATTCTTCCTAGAAGAATTTCAGGCAACTGCTCAAAACATCAAAGAGAACTTACAACAGCTATAAAAAGAGCAAGACAAGTAGCATTATTACCATATAGTGCAGAATAA
- a CDS encoding single-stranded DNA-binding protein, protein MNNVVLIGRLTRDPELRYIPGSGAAVARFGMAVDKGLSREKKQEMESRNQPTADFINIVVWGKPAENCANYLAKGRLVAIQGRIQTGSYEKEGQRVYTTEVVANNVEFLEWGDKNQTPGFNDSSSDFGGIEGFHPTDNDDIPF, encoded by the coding sequence TTGAATAATGTTGTATTGATTGGAAGGCTAACAAGAGATCCAGAACTAAGATATATACCTGGAAGCGGTGCTGCTGTTGCAAGATTTGGAATGGCAGTAGATAAGGGACTTTCAAGGGAAAAGAAACAAGAAATGGAATCTAGAAATCAACCAACGGCTGATTTTATAAACATAGTAGTATGGGGAAAACCTGCTGAAAATTGTGCTAACTACTTAGCAAAAGGTAGATTAGTAGCTATTCAAGGTAGAATCCAAACTGGCTCTTATGAAAAAGAGGGTCAAAGAGTATATACTACAGAGGTTGTAGCTAATAATGTTGAATTTCTAGAGTGGGGAGATAAGAATCAAACCCCAGGTTTCAATGATTCTTCTTCAGATTTTGGTGGTATAGAGGGCTTCCATCCTACTGATAATGACGATATTCCATTCTAG
- the rpsF gene encoding 30S ribosomal protein S6, whose translation MRKYEAVFIFLPNEEEKRVQVLERFKGIIEADGAITNIDEWGTRKLAYLIDDIAEGYYVLINFEGTPEVIKELDRVARISDSIMRHMITREDE comes from the coding sequence ATGAGAAAATATGAAGCGGTGTTTATCTTTTTACCAAATGAAGAGGAAAAAAGAGTTCAAGTTCTTGAAAGATTCAAAGGTATAATTGAAGCTGACGGAGCTATAACAAACATTGATGAGTGGGGAACTAGAAAACTTGCATATCTAATTGATGATATAGCTGAAGGATATTATGTACTTATAAACTTTGAAGGTACACCAGAAGTTATTAAAGAGTTAGATAGGGTTGCTAGAATTTCTGACAGCATTATGAGACACATGATCACTAGAGAAGATGAATAA
- a CDS encoding substrate-binding domain-containing protein translates to MKRIIVLTLSFILAVSLLVGCKPNNQNGENIETGEGSKKEFDLSKEIVVVTREEGSGTRGAFVELTGIEEKDSSGNKVDRTTKEAITQMKTDTVLTTVAGDEYAIGYISTGSLQDTIKALSIDGIEPTTENIKNGNYKIARPFNIATKHEVSEITQDFIDFIMSKEGQEIVSKSYIAIDDNPEVYSGNKPAGKIVVAGSSSVTPVMEKLREAYLEINPNAEIEIQQSDSSAGIKAATDGTCDIGMASRALKDSEITGLQSMEIALDGIAVIINPNNTLTDISLENVKKVFIGEFTNWSDIK, encoded by the coding sequence GTGAAAAGAATAATTGTTTTAACATTATCATTTATTTTAGCAGTATCACTTCTTGTAGGATGTAAACCAAATAATCAAAATGGAGAAAATATTGAAACAGGTGAAGGTAGTAAAAAAGAATTTGATTTATCAAAAGAAATCGTCGTAGTTACTAGGGAAGAAGGTTCAGGTACAAGAGGTGCTTTTGTTGAATTAACAGGAATAGAAGAAAAAGATAGTAGTGGTAATAAAGTAGATAGAACTACAAAAGAAGCTATTACTCAAATGAAAACAGATACTGTACTTACAACAGTTGCTGGAGACGAGTATGCCATAGGATATATATCTACAGGTTCTCTTCAAGATACAATAAAAGCATTAAGTATAGATGGAATAGAGCCTACAACTGAAAATATCAAAAATGGCAATTATAAGATAGCAAGACCTTTCAATATCGCAACAAAACATGAAGTTTCTGAAATTACACAAGATTTTATAGACTTTATAATGAGTAAGGAAGGTCAAGAAATAGTTTCAAAATCTTATATAGCTATAGATGATAATCCAGAAGTATATAGCGGAAATAAACCAGCTGGAAAAATAGTTGTTGCTGGTTCTTCATCTGTTACACCAGTTATGGAAAAACTTAGAGAAGCTTATCTTGAAATCAACCCAAATGCTGAAATTGAAATACAACAATCTGACTCATCAGCAGGTATAAAAGCTGCAACAGATGGTACTTGTGATATAGGTATGGCTTCAAGAGCATTAAAAGATAGTGAAATAACAGGACTTCAAAGTATGGAAATAGCTTTAGATGGAATTGCAGTAATTATCAATCCTAACAATACTTTAACTGATATATCTTTAGAAAATGTAAAAAAAGTATTTATAGGAGAATTTACTAACTGGAGTGACATTAAATAA
- the pstC gene encoding phosphate ABC transporter permease subunit PstC has product MKRKFLDKFMEIIFFISACVSIISVILICYFMFANGIPGIKKIGVFNFLFGLDWSPSNIPPSFGIFPMIVGSIYVTFGAIIIGVPIGVLTAIYLAKFCSPRLYKYLKPAVNLMAGIPSIIYGFFGLVVLVPLIRNIFGGTGSSILTASILLGIMILPTIIGLSESAIRAVPNSYYEGAVALGATHEYSIVFAMLPAAKSGILSSIVLGIGRAIGETMAVIMVAGNQARMPNGILKGVRTLTANIVIEMGYAADLHREALIATGVVLFVFILIINGLFSILKRKVF; this is encoded by the coding sequence ATGAAAAGAAAATTTTTAGACAAATTTATGGAGATAATATTTTTTATCTCCGCTTGTGTTTCTATAATATCTGTAATTTTAATATGTTATTTTATGTTTGCCAATGGTATACCAGGGATTAAAAAAATTGGTGTATTCAATTTTTTATTTGGATTAGATTGGTCTCCTTCTAATATACCACCATCCTTTGGAATATTTCCTATGATTGTTGGAAGTATTTATGTAACCTTTGGTGCCATAATAATCGGAGTTCCAATTGGAGTCTTAACTGCCATATATCTGGCTAAGTTTTGCTCACCTAGATTATATAAATATCTAAAACCAGCAGTCAATTTAATGGCTGGAATTCCTTCAATTATATATGGTTTCTTTGGACTTGTTGTACTTGTACCTCTAATAAGGAATATATTTGGCGGCACAGGCTCTAGTATATTAACAGCCTCCATACTACTTGGCATTATGATTTTGCCAACTATAATAGGTCTTTCAGAATCTGCCATTAGAGCAGTACCTAATTCTTATTATGAAGGAGCTGTGGCTCTAGGTGCTACTCATGAATATTCAATAGTTTTCGCCATGTTACCTGCAGCAAAATCTGGTATACTTTCGTCTATAGTTCTTGGAATTGGCAGAGCCATAGGTGAAACCATGGCAGTAATCATGGTAGCAGGAAATCAGGCTCGTATGCCTAATGGAATATTAAAAGGTGTACGTACTCTTACTGCTAATATTGTAATAGAAATGGGATATGCTGCAGACCTTCATAGAGAAGCTTTAATTGCAACAGGTGTAGTATTATTTGTATTTATTTTGATAATAAATGGATTATTCTCCATATTAAAAAGGAAGGTGTTTTAA
- the pstA gene encoding phosphate ABC transporter permease PstA, producing the protein MTKLSKLIKTLVMLSAFLTFSILFIIIGYILMKGIPHIKPSLFALEYTTENVSLFPAIITTLIMTFLSLLISCPIGIFTGIFLIEYARKGNKLVETIRLTTETLSGIPSIVYGLFGLLFFVTSLGMGFSILSGALTLSIMILPLIIRATEEALLAVPNNLREASFALGAGKLRTIFKIVLPTAIPGIFSGIILAIGRIVGETAALVYTAGTVPQIPKNLFSSSRTLAIHMYSLSSEGLYTNEAYGTAVVLLLVVIGINGLSSLIAKKLRKGELNG; encoded by the coding sequence TTGACTAAATTAAGTAAGCTGATTAAAACTCTTGTAATGCTTTCAGCATTTTTAACCTTCTCTATTTTATTTATTATAATTGGATATATTTTAATGAAAGGAATTCCACATATAAAACCTTCTCTATTTGCTTTAGAGTATACAACAGAAAATGTTTCCTTATTTCCAGCTATAATTACTACTTTAATAATGACATTTTTATCCTTATTGATTTCCTGTCCAATTGGAATATTTACTGGAATATTTCTTATTGAATATGCAAGGAAGGGAAATAAATTGGTTGAAACAATAAGGCTAACTACAGAAACTCTCTCTGGCATACCTTCTATTGTTTATGGTTTATTTGGACTATTATTCTTTGTAACAAGCTTAGGTATGGGATTTTCTATTTTATCTGGTGCTCTGACTTTATCTATTATGATCCTTCCTCTTATAATTAGGGCAACAGAGGAAGCCCTTTTAGCTGTTCCTAATAATCTTCGTGAAGCAAGTTTTGCTTTAGGTGCAGGAAAACTTAGAACTATATTTAAAATAGTCTTACCTACAGCAATACCTGGAATATTTTCTGGAATTATCCTTGCCATAGGTAGAATTGTGGGAGAAACTGCTGCCCTTGTATATACTGCTGGCACAGTACCTCAAATACCTAAAAATTTATTTTCATCAAGCAGGACTTTGGCAATTCATATGTATTCTCTTTCTAGCGAAGGTTTGTATACTAATGAAGCCTATGGTACAGCTGTAGTACTTTTATTAGTAGTCATAGGAATTAATGGATTATCATCTTTAATAGCTAAAAAATTAAGGAAAGGTGAGTTAAATGGATAA